TGGCGTGTTGTTGATATGTTGCTGACATGTTCAATTTGGTTGTAATGTATTTGTGATATGTTGGTGAACATGTTTGCTGACATGTTTGACTTGCCTTTAATGTATTGGTGACATGTTGCCAACTTGTGTTTGACATGTTTTGTGATGTGTTGATGAAACATGTGCATGTTATGTCAACATGTTTTAAGTGTTGGGACATGTTGCCTGACTGTGTTCGACATGTTGCAATGTATGTCAACTGTTGGTGTGTTGGTGACATGTTGCTGACTTGTGTTCGACATGTTTTGTGATGTGTTATGACATGTTGCCGACTTGTGTTCgacatgttttgtgaaatgttgGTGACATGTTGCCGACTTGTGTTCGAcatgttttaatgtttttgtgaTGTGTTGGTGACATGTTGCCAAAGTGTGTTCAACATGTTTTAATGTTATTGTGATGTGTTGGTGACATGTTACCGACTTGTGTTCGACATGTTTTATTGTAGGGTACGTGGGAATAGGTACATACCTAATAGCTCACAGGACCTCATGAAAAGCAATCGCATGTCAAAGGAATTGAGTATAAAACAAGTGGGGATTTTTCCTGGTGGAATGAGGGTACCTCCAGTCCATCTGCGGTCCAAGTCAGGTTGGGAaacgccacagagagagagagagagatagagagaagaggatATTTAGGGGCCATTTCAGCCTAGGCTGAAACCTCGCCAGTCAGTCTGGACTGCAACATCTCTCTGTAATCCGGACCGCAGAACCTATTTAACTCAAATTCCGGACGGTTCCGTTGCTGGCAACTGGTTGTTCTCTGTGAAAAAAGAATGAGTGACAATAGCTTGCAGTGAAATGCTTTTGGGCTAGCGgtctgagtttctctctctctctctctctctctctctctctctctcggttcgtgTGTCTAAGAGTCTTTTACTATAATCTAACATCATTCAATGTGACTTTAAAAGGCCCAAGAAATAAAAGTAGACTTAAAAACCTTTCCATCGTTATAGAGATCCTGATGAGCATCGCGGTAGGTCCAAGGCCACAATCGTTAtattgcacctcacgtggtgtactgtaggcgatACTAAATGGTGCTTGCGACGTCCCTTAGGCCCTgaactgcacccactttttacccttttactgtacctccatttccACCTCCTTTATTCAGTGGTGAAGTTCAGATCTTCTGTCATTTCTTATTGTCCATCGTTTTCGGTAAAAATCGTTCAAATTTGGTTAAAAGCACCAAATTTTGCACAAAGTAAGCTTGAGATGTACCTTTTGAAATATGATAGAGACCCATTTGATATCTTTCCAATAGGGCTACTTTTTTTAAGATGGCCgccaaaattcaggaaaatgctgctattcgaaggattttcattggAAAGTCACAATTTTTGAGTCTAAACCTATATTGTCAAGGATGTTCTAAACATTGAAAGCAAATGTAAGCACATCAGACAAATATTTAAGGAGAAAAGGGCCTTTTTGTTACAGAAATTGCCTTAGAATATAAAACCAGCTGTAATCATATTTATTCTGTAATTTAATGCAAAGTAAAGTATGCATTTGAATGTCAAACATAAGTACAGTGTTTTATTAACTCAATATGAAGagtgttttattaatttaatacaaaaatagatCTCATCCTTGTAATCATCAATTGCTAGTACAGTACTGTAATGACTAATTTATGTACACAGTCTAATCACACAGTCACAATCGCCCCCGCATTTGCACAGAGCCGTACATGCTAGTTCTGCTTTCACACACTTGCATCTTCCTCTGCAACCTTTGACACATCCACATTTCAGGAACTCCATACAGGAAACTGATACTTGAGGCAGATCTGACCAATAGGGTTCCCATGCATTCCCAGGCCCTTTCATCTAACCCCATTTGACAAGTGAAGGTAACACAGGATTGAGGAGAAGTGACTGGCTCCAAACATGACTCATTTGATAAGATGCTCTTCTGACATGCTGGTAGAGAGCAGCAGAAGTTGGTGGTATGAGATCAATGGACCTGCCTTTCCTGGTGAAGAGATCTTTTCTCAGTTCATCAGCTGATATGGGAGTGCTTGTTTTGTCATAAAGCAGAACAAGAAATCGCTCAAGGTTTGCCATGTGCTGGTCAATTCTCTCCAGTGTTGGTACATTCCCAAGGTCTGCAAATACCTCAGTTACACTTGTACATATTTGCCAAGTCTCCCAAGAAGATTTCTTCCCTTTACCAGCAAAGGTGGATGTGTTGTCACACCTGCTGAAGGCATGAAACATTGGCAGAGCCTGACACTTTGGACATAGAGAACCAGCTATGGTGTGTACAGGGATATATCTGAAGTTGTCCCCAACCCCAAAGCTGATCCACAGTTCACTTGCATGAATTGGAAGATACAGTGCTATAGCTAACACTACAACATCAGTGTCCACAGTTCTGATCATGATCCTCTCACAACCGTGTTGAACAGCATCTTTTGCATGGAGAAGAAGCTTGTGTCTGCTTCCTCATGGGAGCATGGAGATATTTGATCAATAGTGTCCCTCTCGGGGGTGCAAAGGACCAATTCTCCTTTTGTGGACATAATTTGCTTGCCCTCTGGACAGCTGATAGTAGCACATTGATCTGAGAGAAAATTGAAGAGCTCAGCTTTGTTTACGGATGATGTTTGTTGCTTGCTTTAGAATCATGGCTTCATTGTCAAAGTCTTGAACCATAACTTTTTTGAATGCCGCTGCaacatctttgtcaaatgcaagAATGACTTTCTTGCCATCTTTGAAAGTCTGCATGTCTAGAAAATGAGACAGGATGCGAGTCTTCAAATGTGTAGAGTTTACACGTCCATCCATTTGAACACCTAGCTGCTCAAGCCGGGCACTGTACAACTTGCAGAGATCTGCAAGTTTAAAGGTTGATAATGTGCCACTTTGGATGCTGCTCTTTTCAATGTATGAAATTAGTTCAGCAAGTGCAATGCCTTCTAATTGAGCAAATCTTCTTGATTCTGCATCAGTACTGCCTTCCATCAGTTTTGCAGTTTTCTTGTACAAAGCGGCCAGGCACTTTGTATGATATGCAGCTTCCTGAGAAATCAGATCTCCAGCATTCAACTTTGCCAACAACACTGTATCTTGGATTTGCATAGCACATTCTCTTATTCGTTTGTCTGTTTCAAAAGTTGACACATTATGAAGTGGGCCTACATTTGTAGATTCAGGACATAGAAAACATGTATTCTGAGATTGTTTAGTAGCTTCACCACAACTTTTCCGTGTTATTGTCACCAGTGTCATTATTCTCTGGATCTGGAGCTTTTCTTTTCTCTGCTCTTTGGACATTCTTGTTGTTGAAAAGGTTGTTGCAATTTTTATGCCATCCAGCACCATTTTCTTCCATCAGGTTTAGCACTGTGATTGTTTCTCCCAGCAGAAGTGGATGAATATCCATAGGCAATGAGTTGAGTTCATGTAACCTCTGAATATTCTGTGATAGGGTGAGGTAACCAGCACCTGAATCATGTGTTTTGCCACAGGTAGGGCGCTGAATGGAATCCTTTTTTACCAGTTGACATAGAATGCACCTGTCCCAGTAAAACTGTGGTTCTGCCATTGTTAGAATTTGTACTTCACAAAGCTCTGTTTACTAGTATTAGCATGCACATAGAAAGAGTTTAAGTCATCACCAATAATGCATGCTAATAAGCACTATGGTCTCTACACAGTTCTGTACAAAGGCATAGTAATGAACATTGCTGTCTCTTCAAGCAGTAGAACAGCAAcctgtagaaaagaaaaaaaaacaatcactctAAATCTATGCATGAATGAACAACAATTAGTAAGAacacattttaagaaatattcatatggtacctgttcccaaaagcaaaattgaattttaaattatcaaaatatcagcCATGTGCTCATTAACATATAGCTCCCCTGGTGAATgacaacaaatataaacaaatcgCCTGGTGAGGAAAGAGAGAACTAAAACAGTAGGGCAGTTAATGAAACACTGCATACATTATGACAACATAATTATGGATGTTATTGTGGTTGatgatttcatttataaaagacTAATGTAGTATCAGTTTACACTAATTGAGCAGATTATATATGGAGCTTTAGAACCATTTGAGACACGAAGATAACAACAAAATTTTGAGCAATTTTTCAATATGTTTgccttatttcataatttaaatGGGCATTTGCTTGTTAAATATTGTTCTGCTGTGCTTGTTTTTATTCTCATTGTTTAGAACATCCTTGAAAATATAGGTTTAGACTCCAGAATTGTGAATATACAATGAAAAACCTTCGAATACAGCATTTTTCCTGAATTTTGGTGGCCATCTCGAAAAAAATGGCCATATTGGAAAGGATATCAAATAGGTCTCTATCACATATGAAAAAGTACACCTCAAGCTAACCATGTGCAAAATTTGGTGCTTTTAACCAAATTTGAACGATTCCTCCATATTTTTACCGAAAACAGCTGGACTATTAGAGCAATTGTGATTTTTTCACTctgttccacctttagatccttgtacgttcatattcttaatttttttatcgcTTTACCTTGAATACCCGAAAGTGCCCTAGTGCTTGGCGTGGCAGCCgaaacttcattaaaaaaaaaaaactcaagataaaagttcttacattgcGCCATGTTGCAAATCAATAGCA
The Macrobrachium nipponense isolate FS-2020 chromosome 45, ASM1510439v2, whole genome shotgun sequence genome window above contains:
- the LOC135214075 gene encoding major centromere autoantigen B-like, coding for MSNTSRQHVTNISQNMSNTSRQHVITHHKTCRTQVSNMSPTHQQLTYIATCRTQSGNMSQHLKHVDITCTCFINTSQNMSNTNEEEEEEEEEEEEEEEEEEEERKGEEKKEREKRRRRTRRKSLINLTNRKEREIKRVRYARGKSRSAGVKMF